A single window of Lysobacter oculi DNA harbors:
- a CDS encoding pilus assembly protein PilP, which translates to MIKSPVISRVGLAVALALSAVACTRTITDTPGDAPNLEEWVAQVRARPAPPLDPIPVLKPFESFQFDGRGFRDPFDVQAVENNSGGMRPDSNRRRQPLEAFPLDALDMVGTLGKGGGMVGLVMAPDKVTYRVRPGTYLGQSDGRVVAVHEDHIELIELVPDGAGGWLERPATITLENQ; encoded by the coding sequence GTGATCAAGTCCCCTGTCATCAGCCGTGTGGGCCTGGCCGTCGCGCTGGCGCTGTCCGCCGTGGCCTGCACCCGCACCATCACCGACACGCCCGGCGACGCGCCGAACCTCGAGGAATGGGTGGCGCAGGTTCGCGCCCGCCCGGCCCCGCCGCTCGACCCGATCCCGGTGCTCAAGCCGTTCGAGTCCTTCCAGTTCGACGGACGCGGGTTCCGTGACCCGTTCGACGTGCAGGCGGTCGAGAACAACAGTGGCGGCATGCGTCCGGATTCGAACCGCCGCCGCCAGCCGCTGGAAGCTTTCCCGCTCGACGCGCTCGACATGGTCGGCACGCTCGGCAAGGGTGGCGGAATGGTGGGTTTGGTGATGGCGCCGGACAAGGTGACCTACCGCGTGCGACCCGGCACTTACCTCGGGCAGAGCGACGGCCGCGTTGTCGCCGTCCACGAAGACCATATCGAACTGATCGAGCTGGTGCCCGATGGCGCCGGTGGCTGGCTGGAACGTCCGGCCACGATCACGCTGGAGAATCAATGA
- a CDS encoding type IV pilus inner membrane component PilO: MAARKKLDINNIGSWPRNMQLVAAGVVAVFILLLAYLLMFRGKKEELTGLEAQEATLRQTFEDKQGQAANLEPLRKQLAQMEQELQQMLRQLPSKTEMPDLIVDISQTALASGIRNELFQPQPETTQEFYAEQPIQIRMVGNYHQFGAFMSGVASLPRVVIMTMHNIELTPKDKSGSLVMQGTIKTYRYLDENDPADKAALDKVAADEKAKQAEAKK, translated from the coding sequence ATGGCCGCCCGCAAGAAACTTGACATCAACAACATCGGCAGCTGGCCGCGCAACATGCAGCTGGTCGCCGCCGGTGTGGTCGCGGTGTTCATCCTCCTGCTCGCCTACCTGCTGATGTTCCGTGGCAAGAAGGAAGAGCTGACCGGCCTTGAGGCACAGGAAGCCACCCTCCGCCAGACCTTCGAGGACAAGCAGGGTCAGGCCGCCAACCTCGAGCCGCTGCGCAAGCAGCTGGCGCAGATGGAGCAGGAGCTGCAGCAGATGCTCCGCCAGCTGCCCAGCAAGACCGAAATGCCCGACCTCATCGTCGACATCTCGCAGACTGCGCTGGCTTCGGGCATCCGCAACGAACTGTTCCAGCCGCAGCCCGAGACCACCCAGGAGTTCTACGCCGAACAGCCGATCCAGATCCGCATGGTCGGCAACTACCACCAGTTCGGTGCCTTCATGAGTGGCGTGGCTTCGCTGCCGCGCGTCGTCATCATGACCATGCACAACATCGAGCTGACGCCGAAAGACAAGTCCGGCAGCCTGGTGATGCAGGGCACCATCAAGACCTACCGCTACCTCGACGAGAACGATCCGGCCGACAAGGCGGCACTCGACAAGGTGGCGGCCGATGAGAAGGCCAAGCAGGCGGAGGCGAAGAAGTGA
- a CDS encoding DUF58 domain-containing protein: MPARRGRLGASGIALSPLRGRGMEYAESREYVAGDDARHIDWRLTARSGRAHTKLFQAERDRLTLIVADTSPALYFGTRVRFKSVQAARAGAVAAWAALRDGDRIAALRGSLREPPIAPAGGMKAAMRVLETLRRWYTAPPDDDAGLPVAIDHALRVSRPGTRIVLLAEPASILAVEPARWAALSRHNEVIALLLTDTFEQQPPSARLPFATAGSRIELDLAGKAQRAQWSKDFSMPLDEATALLKARGIRAIELPADADSASWLPAPRRREVA; encoded by the coding sequence ATGCCGGCGCGGCGCGGACGTCTTGGCGCAAGCGGCATCGCGCTGTCACCGCTGCGTGGTCGCGGTATGGAATACGCGGAATCGCGCGAATACGTGGCCGGTGATGATGCCCGCCACATCGACTGGCGGCTCACCGCGCGCAGTGGCCGTGCGCACACCAAGCTGTTCCAGGCCGAGCGCGACCGACTCACCCTGATCGTCGCCGACACATCGCCGGCGCTGTATTTCGGCACCCGCGTGCGCTTCAAATCGGTGCAGGCCGCGCGTGCCGGTGCGGTGGCAGCGTGGGCAGCGTTGCGCGATGGCGACCGCATCGCGGCGCTGCGCGGCTCGCTGCGTGAGCCGCCGATCGCACCCGCTGGCGGGATGAAGGCAGCGATGCGCGTGCTTGAAACCCTGCGCCGCTGGTACACCGCGCCGCCCGATGACGACGCCGGGCTGCCGGTCGCCATCGACCATGCATTGCGTGTTTCGCGGCCGGGCACGCGGATCGTGCTGTTGGCGGAACCGGCGAGCATCCTCGCGGTCGAGCCCGCGCGCTGGGCCGCGCTGTCGCGCCACAACGAAGTAATCGCGCTGCTGCTCACCGACACGTTCGAGCAGCAACCACCTTCGGCACGCCTGCCGTTCGCCACGGCGGGGTCGCGCATCGAACTCGACCTGGCCGGCAAGGCGCAGCGCGCGCAGTGGTCGAAGGATTTTTCGATGCCGCTTGATGAGGCGACGGCGTTGCTCAAGGCGCGCGGCATCCGTGCCATCGAACTGCCGGCGGACGCCGACAGTGCATCCTGGTTGCCGGCGCCGCGTCGGCGCGAGGTGGCCTGA
- a CDS encoding VWA domain-containing protein → MSLDALSLHFVRPEWLWLLLALPLAWLWMRRRNARVDVWKGRIDPHLRPHVLEGGGRGDHRETRWPWLLALALAVLALAGPAWRQQPQPLWQNGRALVVALDLSSATNARDLPPSRLLQARAKLRQLLDARPDGLVGLVAYADDAHAVTPLTEDGANVALFIDSLAPEIMPVDGQDPARAIAFSTQLMQQGGATRGDIVLITDHADGDATAAARKAMAAGFRVSAIGLGSAQGGEVRGRDGDVQRVKLDAASLRAMATAGGGRYAELSADDSDLRALGLLDAGDGDAGAVRGKRGLAWQDDGYWLLLPLMLLSLWAFRRRGAVAVLAFVLMVGVMSPHPAFAQDAGEAGGWWLRADQQQHRAMEAGDRAYRAGKFDEAAQAYARVPGAEAQYNRGNALAKAGRYDEAIAAYDRALAANPKLPDARENRAAVEKAQARQRQQKQDGKQNGQGKDGKQQDQKPGRQQQQQQQQQQQQQQQQQQQQQQQQQQQQQQQQQQQQQQQQQQQQQQQQQQQQQPKPGQPQSRDAQGNPRNGQPQPSPSKPGNAAAQRAAEQAQRERMQREFAAQARAGQKPASQAKGKATVAIESAAEREKREAVDAWLRRVPDTPGDWLRQKFWIEHQRRRMGEDW, encoded by the coding sequence ATGAGCCTCGATGCGCTGTCGCTGCATTTCGTCCGCCCGGAATGGTTGTGGCTGTTGCTGGCCTTGCCGCTGGCATGGTTGTGGATGCGCCGTCGCAACGCGCGCGTGGATGTCTGGAAAGGCCGCATCGACCCGCATCTGCGCCCGCATGTGCTCGAGGGGGGGGGGCGTGGTGATCATCGCGAAACGCGCTGGCCCTGGCTGTTGGCACTCGCGCTCGCGGTACTGGCTTTGGCGGGGCCGGCGTGGCGGCAACAGCCGCAGCCGCTGTGGCAGAACGGCCGTGCGTTGGTGGTCGCGCTCGACCTCTCCAGCGCGACGAACGCGCGCGATCTGCCGCCCTCGCGCCTGTTGCAGGCGCGCGCCAAGCTGCGGCAATTGCTGGACGCGCGGCCCGATGGCCTGGTGGGCTTGGTCGCGTATGCCGACGATGCGCACGCGGTCACGCCACTCACCGAGGATGGCGCGAACGTCGCGCTCTTCATCGACTCGCTGGCGCCCGAGATCATGCCGGTCGATGGCCAGGATCCAGCGCGCGCCATCGCGTTCTCCACGCAATTGATGCAGCAGGGCGGCGCGACACGCGGCGACATCGTGCTGATCACCGACCATGCGGATGGCGATGCGACGGCCGCGGCGCGCAAGGCGATGGCTGCGGGATTTCGGGTGTCGGCGATCGGGCTTGGCAGCGCGCAGGGCGGCGAAGTGCGTGGCCGCGATGGCGATGTGCAGCGGGTGAAGCTGGATGCGGCCTCGTTGCGGGCGATGGCGACTGCCGGTGGTGGCCGATACGCGGAACTCAGCGCCGACGACAGTGACCTGCGCGCGCTTGGGCTGCTGGATGCGGGGGATGGCGATGCCGGTGCGGTGCGCGGCAAGCGCGGCCTGGCCTGGCAGGACGATGGGTATTGGCTGCTGCTGCCGCTGATGCTGCTCTCGCTGTGGGCATTCCGGCGGCGTGGCGCAGTGGCGGTGCTGGCGTTCGTGTTGATGGTAGGCGTGATGTCGCCGCATCCGGCGTTCGCGCAGGATGCGGGCGAAGCAGGCGGCTGGTGGCTGCGTGCCGACCAGCAGCAGCATCGTGCGATGGAGGCGGGTGACCGCGCCTATCGCGCCGGAAAGTTCGACGAGGCCGCGCAGGCCTACGCCCGCGTGCCGGGTGCCGAAGCGCAGTACAACCGCGGCAATGCGCTGGCCAAGGCCGGGCGCTACGACGAAGCCATCGCCGCCTACGACCGCGCCCTCGCCGCCAACCCGAAGCTGCCTGATGCGCGCGAGAACCGTGCCGCAGTGGAGAAAGCCCAGGCGCGTCAGCGCCAGCAGAAACAGGACGGCAAGCAGAACGGGCAAGGGAAGGATGGCAAGCAGCAGGACCAGAAGCCGGGCCGGCAACAGCAACAGCAACAGCAACAGCAACAGCAACAGCAACAGCAACAGCAACAGCAACAGCAACAGCAACAGCAACAGCAACAGCAACAGCAACAGCAACAGCAACAGCAACAGCAACAGCAACAGCAACAGCAACAGCAACAGCAACAGCAACAGCAACCCAAACCCGGCCAACCACAATCCCGCGACGCGCAGGGCAACCCGCGCAACGGCCAGCCGCAGCCATCGCCGAGCAAGCCTGGGAATGCAGCCGCCCAGCGCGCCGCCGAGCAGGCCCAGCGCGAGCGCATGCAGCGGGAATTCGCCGCGCAGGCCCGTGCAGGTCAGAAACCGGCATCGCAAGCAAAGGGCAAGGCAACCGTCGCCATCGAATCGGCCGCCGAGCGTGAAAAGCGCGAAGCCGTCGATGCCTGGCTGCGCCGTGTGCCGGATACCCCGGGTGACTGGCTGCGGCAGAAGTTCTGGATCGAACACCAGCGCCGTCGCATGGGAGAGGACTGGTGA
- a CDS encoding type IV pilus secretin PilQ: MQSSTIRRTGPVLLAGLIFGMCAVNVHAAPQQATAGIQPVATTQPASAVTNIDFKRSEGGGGKLTVTFSGEGAAPDLRNQGGNVVVDLGRAAIPSALARSLNVTDFATPVQNIDSRGNQITLATNGAFESMAYQRGREYIVEITPRAKQVAQGGLASTIAGSAQAAATNADRRVYRGRPVNFNFQDVPVRTVLQLIAEESGLNIVASDTVAGNVTLRLVNVPWDQALDIILQSKGLDKRRSGSVIWVAPQSEIAKFEQDKEDARIALENRQEMETEYFRINYHSAAAIFKALTEAKGIGGANGSQGGGQNQQGATENGFLSPRGRIVADERTNTLMISDIPKKVEAMRQLINEIDRPVDQVVIESRIVIATETFARDLGARFGVSGKTDRTNGRHIVSGDLSGNTGAGTPRNLVFNLPAAPVSGISAAGLAYTLLGANFNLDMELSAMQEQQRGEVLSNPRILTTNQRESVIQQGKEVGYVTVTASANGMVTPTVAFKDVLLELRVTPTITNDDRVFLNMKVSKNELDSWLNTSIGQVPIIAKRQIDTAALIDNGQTVVIGGVYEFKDQDAVRKVPFLGDLPIVGNFFRNKSRNKEKLELLIFMTPRILRVQQRMH; the protein is encoded by the coding sequence ATGCAGTCGTCCACGATCCGCCGCACGGGCCCGGTGCTGCTCGCAGGCCTGATTTTCGGGATGTGCGCGGTGAACGTGCACGCCGCGCCCCAGCAGGCCACGGCAGGCATCCAGCCGGTGGCGACCACGCAGCCTGCGTCGGCCGTCACCAACATCGACTTCAAGCGCAGCGAGGGCGGCGGTGGCAAGTTGACCGTCACCTTCAGCGGCGAGGGCGCAGCGCCCGACCTGCGCAACCAGGGCGGCAACGTCGTGGTTGACCTGGGTCGCGCGGCCATACCGTCGGCGCTGGCGCGCAGCCTCAACGTCACCGATTTCGCAACGCCGGTGCAGAACATCGACTCGCGTGGCAACCAGATCACGCTGGCGACCAACGGCGCATTCGAATCGATGGCCTACCAGCGCGGTCGCGAGTACATCGTCGAAATCACGCCGCGCGCCAAGCAGGTCGCGCAGGGCGGCCTGGCCTCCACCATCGCCGGTTCGGCGCAGGCGGCTGCCACGAACGCCGACCGTCGCGTGTATCGCGGCCGTCCGGTCAACTTCAACTTCCAGGACGTGCCGGTGCGCACCGTGCTGCAGCTGATCGCCGAGGAGTCGGGCCTCAACATCGTGGCCTCCGACACCGTGGCCGGCAACGTCACGCTGCGTCTGGTCAACGTGCCGTGGGATCAGGCGCTCGACATCATTCTGCAGTCGAAGGGCCTGGACAAGCGCCGCAGCGGCAGCGTGATATGGGTGGCTCCGCAGTCCGAGATCGCCAAGTTCGAACAGGACAAGGAAGACGCCCGCATCGCCCTGGAAAACCGCCAGGAGATGGAAACCGAGTACTTCCGCATCAACTATCACAGCGCTGCAGCGATCTTCAAGGCGCTGACCGAGGCGAAGGGCATCGGTGGCGCGAACGGCAGCCAGGGTGGTGGCCAGAACCAGCAGGGCGCAACGGAGAACGGCTTCCTGTCGCCGCGCGGCCGCATCGTCGCCGACGAACGCACCAACACCTTGATGATCAGCGACATCCCGAAGAAGGTCGAGGCGATGCGTCAGCTGATCAACGAAATCGACCGCCCGGTCGACCAGGTGGTCATCGAGTCGCGCATCGTCATCGCCACCGAGACCTTCGCACGTGACCTGGGCGCCCGCTTCGGCGTGAGTGGCAAGACCGATCGCACGAATGGTCGCCACATCGTCAGCGGTGACCTGAGCGGCAATACGGGTGCGGGTACCCCTCGCAACCTCGTGTTCAATCTGCCGGCGGCCCCGGTATCCGGCATCAGCGCCGCAGGTCTCGCGTATACGCTGCTCGGTGCCAACTTCAATCTGGACATGGAACTGTCGGCCATGCAGGAGCAGCAGCGCGGCGAAGTGCTGTCCAATCCGCGCATCCTGACCACCAACCAGCGTGAATCGGTGATCCAGCAGGGCAAGGAAGTGGGCTATGTGACGGTCACGGCTTCCGCCAACGGCATGGTGACCCCGACCGTCGCGTTCAAGGACGTGCTGCTTGAGCTGCGCGTCACCCCGACCATCACCAATGACGACCGTGTGTTCCTCAACATGAAGGTCAGCAAGAACGAACTCGACAGCTGGCTCAACACCTCGATCGGCCAGGTGCCGATCATCGCCAAGCGCCAGATCGACACGGCCGCGCTGATCGACAACGGACAGACCGTGGTGATCGGTGGCGTCTACGAGTTCAAGGATCAGGACGCGGTTCGCAAGGTGCCGTTCCTGGGCGACCTGCCGATCGTCGGCAACTTCTTCCGCAACAAGAGCCGCAACAAGGAAAAGCTCGAATTGCTGATCTTCATGACGCCGCGCATCCTGCGGGTGCAGCAGCGGATGCACTGA
- a CDS encoding AAA family ATPase, translating into MSPPPLPERIDAPATGPLHGAFKALQAALSTEIVGQALLIERLLIALLADGHLLVEGAPGLAKTTAIRALAARVEAEFARVQFTPDLLPADLTGTEIWRAQESRFEFQPGPIFHSLLLADEINRAPAKVQSALLEAMAERQVTVGRHTYALPRLFLVMATQNPIEQEGTFPLPEAQLDRFLMHVRIGYPDAASETEILRLNREQALASNADRAPIEHIRIPQADVLAARRAVLDLHMAPALERYLVEIVLATRDASRYDPQLARRIAWGASPRGSIALERCARARAWLAGRDFVTPDDIRAVAPDVLRHRVLPSFEASAEGWDGERLVQDVLAKVPHP; encoded by the coding sequence CTGTCACCGCCCCCTTTGCCCGAACGGATTGACGCGCCTGCCACCGGCCCGCTGCACGGGGCGTTCAAGGCACTGCAGGCCGCGCTCTCCACTGAAATCGTCGGTCAGGCGCTGCTGATCGAGCGGCTGCTGATCGCGCTGCTGGCCGATGGGCACCTGCTGGTGGAAGGGGCGCCCGGGCTGGCCAAGACCACCGCCATCCGCGCGCTGGCCGCCCGGGTCGAGGCCGAATTCGCCCGCGTCCAGTTCACCCCCGACCTGCTGCCGGCGGATCTGACCGGCACCGAGATCTGGCGGGCGCAGGAGTCGCGCTTCGAGTTCCAGCCGGGTCCGATCTTCCACTCCCTGCTGCTGGCCGACGAAATCAACCGTGCACCGGCCAAGGTGCAGTCGGCGCTGTTGGAGGCGATGGCCGAGCGCCAGGTCACCGTCGGTCGCCACACCTATGCATTGCCGCGCCTGTTCCTGGTGATGGCGACGCAGAACCCGATCGAGCAGGAAGGCACCTTCCCGCTGCCCGAAGCGCAACTCGACCGCTTCCTCATGCACGTGCGCATCGGTTATCCCGATGCCGCCAGCGAGACCGAAATCCTCCGCCTCAACCGAGAGCAGGCCTTGGCGAGCAACGCCGACCGCGCGCCCATCGAGCACATCCGCATTCCACAGGCCGATGTGCTGGCCGCCCGACGCGCCGTGCTCGACCTGCACATGGCGCCAGCGCTGGAGCGTTACCTGGTGGAGATCGTGCTGGCCACGCGCGACGCCAGCCGCTATGACCCGCAACTGGCGCGACGCATCGCCTGGGGCGCGAGCCCGCGCGGGTCGATCGCACTGGAGCGTTGCGCCCGTGCGCGCGCATGGCTGGCTGGCCGCGATTTCGTCACCCCCGACGACATCCGTGCGGTCGCGCCGGATGTGCTGCGTCACCGCGTGCTGCCGAGTTTCGAGGCCAGTGCGGAAGGCTGGGATGGCGAACGCCTGGTGCAGGACGTGCTGGCGAAGGTGCCGCACCCGTAA
- a CDS encoding PilN domain-containing protein translates to MVRINLLPWREARRKQRQQEFYLMMGAAVGAGLLVSLLIWSYLNGQISGQQDRNAYLEGEIKKVEAQISDIKQLKDKHQALLARKEVIEKLQGDRYKMVHLFDSLMRTVPDGLVLTGLKQDGEQMTLMGRAQSNARVASYMRNLESAGWMKSPQVTVIEATQPQGAAASPAPAGAGALPAGSAASLLPYMFTMTVTLANPNEPRDPNAPPTPDPIPVQAPAPAAQPAIAPVTPAPAAQSAAGATPASQPAETQQAPVETKEGK, encoded by the coding sequence ATGGTCCGGATCAACCTACTCCCGTGGCGCGAGGCGCGCCGCAAGCAGCGCCAGCAGGAGTTCTACCTGATGATGGGCGCGGCGGTGGGCGCTGGCCTGCTGGTCTCGCTGCTCATCTGGAGCTACCTCAACGGCCAGATCTCCGGCCAGCAGGATCGCAATGCGTACCTGGAAGGCGAGATCAAGAAGGTCGAGGCGCAGATCTCCGACATCAAGCAGCTCAAGGACAAGCACCAGGCGCTGCTCGCGCGCAAGGAAGTCATCGAGAAGCTGCAGGGTGACCGCTACAAGATGGTCCACCTGTTCGACTCGCTGATGCGCACCGTGCCGGATGGCCTGGTGCTGACCGGCCTCAAGCAGGACGGTGAGCAGATGACCCTGATGGGCCGGGCGCAGTCCAACGCCCGCGTTGCCAGCTACATGCGCAACCTCGAGAGCGCCGGCTGGATGAAGAGCCCGCAGGTCACGGTCATCGAAGCGACCCAGCCGCAGGGTGCCGCGGCTTCGCCGGCACCGGCGGGTGCGGGCGCGTTGCCGGCCGGCAGTGCCGCATCGCTGCTGCCCTACATGTTCACGATGACGGTGACCCTGGCCAACCCCAACGAACCGCGTGACCCCAACGCGCCGCCGACGCCGGACCCGATCCCGGTGCAGGCACCGGCGCCCGCGGCGCAGCCGGCCATTGCGCCGGTGACGCCGGCCCCGGCCGCGCAGTCTGCTGCAGGTGCCACGCCCGCTTCGCAACCTGCCGAGACCCAGCAGGCACCGGTTGAAACGAAGGAGGGCAAGTAA
- a CDS encoding DUF4381 family protein: MQPAPDIVLRDIHRVPPPSWWPPAPGWWIVFALVVIAGIAMAWWMRRRRRHRQAIEALFDEAMGEAGDGPAQVAAMSSLLRRAARRHRDDADVLDDAAWLAALDEGAKTPLFQSNIGRLMLEGGYRRDIDPHDLDVLRTAARTRFLQWMGAAK; encoded by the coding sequence ATGCAGCCCGCACCCGACATCGTCCTCCGCGACATCCATCGCGTGCCGCCGCCGTCGTGGTGGCCGCCGGCGCCGGGCTGGTGGATCGTGTTCGCGCTCGTCGTCATCGCAGGTATTGCGATGGCCTGGTGGATGCGACGCCGGCGTCGTCATCGCCAAGCCATCGAAGCGCTGTTCGATGAGGCGATGGGTGAAGCCGGCGATGGGCCCGCTCAGGTCGCGGCGATGTCATCGCTGCTGCGTCGCGCCGCGCGTCGTCATCGCGATGATGCCGATGTGCTGGATGACGCCGCGTGGCTCGCCGCGCTGGACGAAGGGGCCAAGACGCCCTTGTTCCAGTCCAACATCGGCAGGCTGATGCTCGAAGGCGGCTATCGCCGCGACATCGACCCGCATGATCTGGACGTGTTGCGCACTGCCGCGCGCACGCGCTTCCTGCAGTGGATGGGCGCGGCGAAGTGA
- a CDS encoding vWA domain-containing protein has translation MLAALPLPLLAWWWLPARRDSGAPALKLPQAESRLHAVPGVAGSGRMRGLNVLALLAWALLCIAAARPQTLGPAQAPPQSGRDLMLAVDLSGSMEEPDMELGGQAVDRLTAAKAVLADFLDRRASDRIGLIVFGQRAYAVSPLTLDRESVRRQLRDAMVGMAGRETAIGDSIGLAVKRLRAQPAEHRVLILLTDGENTAGTLTPQKAAELAQAEHVRIHAIAFGGEGASMSMFGMRIPVPGMQDGIDEDTLREVAATTGGRFFRARDTRSLADIYTEIDKLEPVKREGRVVRPRIEHYWRWLLAAMAVAMLAAAWSRLRRRT, from the coding sequence ATGCTGGCCGCGTTGCCGCTGCCGCTGCTCGCATGGTGGTGGTTGCCGGCGCGTCGCGACAGTGGAGCACCCGCGTTGAAGCTGCCGCAGGCGGAGTCACGCCTGCATGCGGTGCCCGGTGTTGCCGGCAGCGGGCGGATGCGTGGCCTCAACGTGCTCGCGCTGCTGGCATGGGCGCTGCTGTGCATCGCCGCCGCGCGACCGCAGACGCTGGGTCCCGCGCAGGCGCCGCCGCAGAGCGGGCGCGACCTGATGCTCGCCGTCGATCTCTCCGGCAGCATGGAAGAGCCGGACATGGAACTGGGCGGGCAGGCCGTCGACCGCCTCACCGCGGCGAAAGCCGTGCTGGCGGACTTCCTTGATCGCCGCGCCAGTGATCGCATCGGCCTGATCGTGTTCGGCCAGCGCGCCTATGCGGTGTCGCCACTGACGCTCGACCGCGAGAGCGTGCGCCGGCAGTTGCGCGATGCGATGGTCGGCATGGCCGGACGCGAGACCGCCATCGGTGACTCCATCGGTCTGGCGGTGAAGCGCCTGCGTGCGCAGCCGGCCGAGCATCGCGTGTTGATCCTGCTCACCGATGGTGAGAACACCGCCGGTACGCTGACGCCACAGAAAGCCGCCGAATTGGCGCAGGCCGAACACGTGCGCATCCACGCCATCGCGTTCGGCGGCGAGGGCGCGAGCATGTCGATGTTCGGCATGCGGATCCCGGTGCCGGGCATGCAGGACGGCATCGACGAAGACACGCTGCGCGAAGTGGCGGCGACCACGGGCGGCCGGTTCTTCCGCGCCCGCGACACGCGCTCGTTGGCCGACATCTATACCGAGATCGACAAGCTCGAGCCGGTGAAGCGCGAAGGCCGCGTGGTGCGCCCGCGCATCGAACACTACTGGCGCTGGCTGCTCGCTGCGATGGCGGTGGCGATGCTCGCCGCTGCATGGTCACGGTTGCGGAGGCGCACATGA
- a CDS encoding BatD family protein has protein sequence MSLARRCCMLLLGLVLAWPALADTRVTLSRDAVALGDAVTLSIETDQPIASPDLAPLRNDFEVGGIDSARQLSIENGGLRTSQTLRVQLRPRRAGMLRIPALAIGNQRTAPLLLEVTQGASPSAPARASTASTQAGGPVFIDTVFDDDTPYVQQAVGVTVRLHYAIDLYNGEFRQPEPASGGSLQPVGSDARSVQVVGGRQYQVLERHYLLVPERSGLLRLPRASFNGEASGDFIDGLFGDARESVSAQAPARTLKVRPIPANAAQPWLPARSVTMRVPSPPRQARAGEAFDVVVELRADGATAAQLPELTLTGDGAQIFPEPAQPAENFASGRPQVLLTRRFSIVPQHAGTLRLQIAPVDWWDVAADALRRAQVPEMTVRVAPGLGRYAAPAPPSTQADSTKSSATDAPSRWSFGNRMMWPAFAALTLLMAAALVWMLRRRAHGGRDDEATSPAPADTHTARDAPASSSPIHKPDQGRIAAEAARHAKDFRRAIETGDLAAVARTLPQLATPAVATLAEARARLADPAQAEATSQLERALWGDGDAEAVRRQLKRAFTRGPSWRTPGKAPKPLLPPLYPER, from the coding sequence GTGAGCCTCGCGCGGCGTTGCTGCATGCTGCTGCTCGGCCTGGTGCTGGCGTGGCCGGCGCTGGCCGATACCCGCGTCACCCTCTCGCGTGATGCCGTCGCGCTGGGTGATGCGGTGACGCTGAGCATCGAGACCGACCAGCCCATCGCATCGCCCGACCTTGCGCCGCTGCGCAATGATTTCGAAGTCGGCGGCATCGACAGCGCGCGCCAGCTCAGCATCGAGAACGGCGGCCTGCGCACCTCGCAGACATTGCGCGTGCAACTGCGCCCGCGCCGCGCCGGCATGCTGCGTATTCCCGCGCTCGCCATCGGCAACCAGCGCACCGCGCCGCTGCTGCTGGAGGTGACGCAGGGTGCATCGCCGAGCGCACCCGCGCGGGCCAGCACCGCGTCCACGCAGGCGGGCGGCCCTGTCTTCATCGACACCGTGTTCGACGACGACACGCCCTACGTGCAGCAGGCGGTCGGCGTCACCGTGCGCCTGCATTACGCCATCGATCTCTACAACGGCGAGTTCCGCCAGCCCGAACCGGCCAGCGGCGGCAGTCTGCAACCGGTCGGCAGCGATGCGCGCAGCGTGCAGGTGGTCGGTGGCCGCCAGTACCAGGTGCTCGAACGCCACTACCTGCTGGTGCCGGAGCGCAGTGGCCTGCTGCGCTTGCCGCGCGCGAGTTTCAACGGCGAGGCCTCGGGCGATTTCATCGACGGGCTGTTCGGCGATGCGCGGGAATCGGTTTCCGCGCAGGCGCCGGCGCGCACGCTGAAGGTACGGCCGATCCCTGCCAACGCCGCACAGCCGTGGCTGCCCGCGCGCAGCGTGACGATGCGGGTGCCTTCGCCGCCCAGGCAGGCCCGCGCCGGCGAGGCCTTCGATGTCGTGGTCGAGCTGCGTGCCGATGGCGCGACCGCCGCACAGTTGCCCGAGCTCACGCTGACCGGTGACGGTGCGCAGATATTTCCCGAGCCCGCGCAGCCGGCGGAGAACTTCGCCAGCGGGCGGCCGCAGGTGTTGCTGACGCGGCGTTTCTCGATCGTGCCGCAGCACGCGGGCACGTTGCGGTTGCAGATCGCGCCGGTGGATTGGTGGGATGTCGCGGCGGATGCACTGCGGCGCGCCCAGGTGCCGGAGATGACGGTGCGGGTCGCGCCCGGGCTGGGCCGTTACGCCGCGCCGGCCCCCCCATCGACGCAGGCCGATTCAACCAAGTCATCCGCAACCGATGCGCCCAGTCGATGGTCGTTCGGCAATCGCATGATGTGGCCGGCCTTCGCCGCGCTCACGCTGTTGATGGCCGCGGCGCTGGTCTGGATGCTGCGGCGTCGTGCGCATGGCGGAAGGGATGATGAAGCGACATCCCCCGCACCCGCGGACACGCACACCGCACGCGATGCACCCGCCTCGTCATCCCCCATCCACAAGCCCGACCAGGGCCGCATCGCCGCCGAAGCCGCGCGGCATGCGAAGGATTTCCGCCGCGCCATCGAGACCGGCGACCTGGCCGCCGTCGCCCGCACGTTGCCGCAGCTGGCGACCCCCGCCGTCGCCACGCTGGCCGAGGCGCGCGCACGGCTGGCCGATCCGGCGCAGGCCGAAGCCACATCGCAACTGGAGCGCGCGCTCTGGGGCGATGGCGATGCGGAAGCCGTGCGCCGGCAATTGAAGCGCGCATTCACACGTGGCCCGTCGTGGCGAACGCCGGGCAAGGCGCCGAAGCCCTTGCTGCCGCCGCTGTATCCGGAGCGCTGA